Proteins encoded in a region of the Bradyrhizobium sp. CB3481 genome:
- a CDS encoding ABC transporter ATP-binding protein: MVESGTVPPPSPAAGPESPAAIDVAHLIKLYKTTRAVDDISFKIARGSVTGLLGGNGAGKTTTIAMIMGLVLPTSGRVRVLGHAMPEQSADVLGRMNFESPYVDMPMRLTVRQNLTIFGKLYAVKDLQERIAQLASDLDLNDFLDRANGKLSAGQKTRVALAKALINEPELLLLDEPTASLDPDTADWVRQHLKTYRKTHDATVLLASHNMLEVERLCDRVIIMKRGRIEDDDSPDQIMARYNRTTLEDVFLDVARGRVAEGTP; encoded by the coding sequence ATGGTTGAAAGCGGGACAGTGCCACCACCATCGCCCGCGGCCGGGCCGGAAAGCCCCGCCGCGATCGACGTCGCGCATTTGATAAAACTCTACAAGACCACGCGCGCGGTCGACGACATCTCGTTCAAAATCGCGCGCGGCAGCGTCACCGGGCTGCTCGGCGGCAATGGCGCCGGCAAGACCACGACAATCGCGATGATCATGGGGCTGGTGCTGCCGACCTCGGGCCGGGTCCGGGTGCTGGGCCATGCCATGCCCGAACAGAGCGCCGACGTGCTCGGGAGGATGAATTTCGAAAGCCCCTATGTCGACATGCCGATGCGGCTGACGGTGCGGCAGAACCTCACCATCTTCGGCAAGCTTTATGCGGTAAAGGATTTGCAGGAGCGCATCGCGCAGCTCGCCTCCGATCTGGACCTCAACGACTTTCTCGATCGCGCCAACGGAAAACTCTCGGCGGGGCAGAAGACGCGCGTCGCGCTGGCGAAGGCGCTGATCAACGAGCCTGAGCTGCTCCTGCTCGACGAGCCGACGGCCTCGCTCGACCCTGATACGGCCGACTGGGTACGCCAGCACCTTAAGACCTATCGCAAGACTCACGACGCCACCGTTCTCCTGGCGTCGCACAACATGCTGGAAGTGGAGCGGCTGTGCGACCGCGTCATCATCATGAAGCGCGGCCGCATCGAAGATGACGACAGTCCCGACCAGATCATGGCGCGCTACAACCGCACCACGCTGGAAGACGTCTTCCTCGATGTTGCGCGTGGCCGGGTCGCGGAGGGGACGCCATGA
- a CDS encoding ActS/PrrB/RegB family redox-sensitive histidine kinase translates to MSDDAASDFRHPHRFVRLDTILRLRWLAALGQLTAIFVVARGLEFDVPIIPCVAIVGVAALLNLALQVAFNPMQRLEPVYAAALLALNIVELAALLFLTGGLQNPFSFLFLAPVLISAAVLPIRLTIGLGLLAMACASALVFFHLPLPWDSEDPLVLPPIYLLGVWLSILLAIGVTSLYAFQATEEARKLSDALAATELVLTREQHLTQLDGLAAAAAHELGTPLSTIFLISRELERTANGNDQLASDLKTLREQAQRCRDILAKLTQLSASGAPFDLMPLSTLIEEAVAPHRDFGVAIKVRLAVAATKEPAVARNPAILYGVGNILENAVDFARMTVEVNAWWNAETVEIVISDDGPGIAPDMLKRIGEPYLSRRRGTDEPQSGRAGLGLGVFIARTLLERTGAKVSFSNRTFPDHGAVVQIVWPRARFEAEQPTESPAGSAD, encoded by the coding sequence ATGTCCGACGATGCCGCCTCCGACTTCCGTCATCCGCACCGCTTTGTTCGTCTCGATACGATCCTGCGGCTGCGCTGGCTGGCGGCGCTGGGACAGCTCACCGCGATCTTTGTCGTCGCGCGCGGACTGGAATTCGACGTCCCCATCATCCCCTGCGTCGCCATTGTCGGCGTCGCCGCGCTGCTCAATCTCGCGCTGCAGGTGGCGTTCAACCCGATGCAGCGGCTGGAGCCGGTCTATGCCGCCGCGCTGCTCGCGCTCAACATCGTCGAACTGGCCGCGCTATTGTTCCTGACCGGCGGCTTGCAGAACCCGTTTTCATTCCTGTTCCTCGCCCCGGTCCTGATCTCGGCAGCAGTGCTGCCGATCCGCCTGACGATCGGGCTCGGCCTGCTGGCAATGGCCTGCGCCTCGGCGCTGGTGTTCTTCCATTTGCCGCTGCCGTGGGACAGCGAAGACCCGCTGGTGCTGCCGCCGATCTATCTGCTCGGTGTCTGGCTCTCGATTCTGCTCGCGATCGGCGTCACCAGCCTCTACGCGTTCCAGGCGACGGAAGAAGCGCGCAAGCTTTCCGATGCGCTCGCCGCGACCGAACTGGTGCTGACGCGTGAGCAGCATCTGACCCAGCTCGACGGGCTGGCGGCGGCTGCCGCGCATGAACTCGGGACGCCGCTGTCGACGATCTTCCTGATTTCGCGGGAGCTGGAAAGGACCGCCAACGGCAATGACCAATTGGCCTCTGACCTCAAGACGCTGCGCGAGCAGGCGCAGCGCTGCCGCGACATTCTGGCCAAGCTCACCCAACTCTCCGCCTCCGGCGCGCCGTTCGACCTGATGCCGCTGTCGACCCTGATCGAGGAGGCGGTGGCGCCGCATCGCGATTTCGGTGTCGCCATCAAGGTGCGGCTAGCTGTCGCAGCCACAAAGGAGCCGGCGGTCGCGCGGAACCCGGCCATCCTCTACGGCGTCGGCAACATCCTGGAGAATGCCGTCGATTTCGCGCGCATGACGGTCGAGGTTAACGCTTGGTGGAACGCGGAGACGGTCGAAATCGTGATTTCCGACGACGGCCCGGGCATCGCGCCCGACATGCTGAAACGCATCGGCGAGCCTTATTTATCGCGGCGGCGCGGCACGGATGAGCCGCAAAGCGGCCGCGCCGGGCTTGGTCTCGGCGTTTTCATCGCCCGCACGCTGCTGGAACGCACCGGCGCCAAGGTTTCGTTCTCAAACCGGACATTTCCCGATCACGGCGCCGTGGTCCAGATCGTCTGGCCGCGCGCCCGGTTTGAGGCCGAGCAGCCAACGGAATCTCCTGCAGGATCAGCCGATTAG
- a CDS encoding ActR/PrrA/RegA family redox response regulator transcription factor yields the protein MNAIAELNDLTDRSLLIVEDDKPFLERLSRAMETRGFAVTSCDTVTDGLAQINKAAPAFAVVDLRLGDGNGLDVVSALKRKRPDARTIVLTGYGNIATAVTAVKMGAVDYLSKPADADDVVAALLASGTEKSELPSNPMSADRVRWEHIQRIYEMCNRNVSETARRLNMHRRTLQRILAKRAPR from the coding sequence TTGAACGCCATCGCCGAACTGAACGATCTCACCGACCGCTCACTTCTGATCGTCGAGGACGACAAGCCGTTTCTGGAGCGCCTGTCGCGCGCCATGGAAACCCGCGGCTTCGCGGTAACGTCCTGCGACACCGTGACCGACGGCCTGGCGCAGATCAACAAGGCCGCACCGGCGTTTGCCGTGGTGGACTTAAGGCTGGGTGACGGCAACGGCCTCGACGTGGTGTCGGCGCTGAAGCGCAAGCGCCCCGACGCGCGCACCATCGTGCTCACCGGCTACGGCAACATCGCGACCGCCGTGACGGCGGTGAAGATGGGTGCGGTGGACTATCTCTCCAAACCGGCCGACGCCGACGACGTCGTCGCCGCGCTACTCGCCAGTGGCACCGAGAAATCCGAGCTGCCGTCCAATCCGATGTCGGCGGATCGCGTGCGCTGGGAGCACATCCAGCGCATCTATGAAATGTGCAACCGCAACGTTTCGGAAACCGCGCGCCGGCTCAACATGCACCGCCGTACCTTGCAGCGGATTCTGGCCAAGCGCGCGCCGCGCTGA
- a CDS encoding MmcB family DNA repair protein, with amino-acid sequence MESPARQISLVPPPDRRQSETALAIARGTARLLRSLGFSCISELPLPSGRRADLVALNERGEIWIVEIKSSVEDLRADQKWQDYRMHCDRLFFAFTQDLPCEIFPDGTGLIIADAYGAHLHCEAPEHRLPAATRKSMTVRFAMAAAQRINRLVDPQGHEF; translated from the coding sequence ATGGAATCGCCTGCTCGCCAAATCAGCCTTGTGCCGCCGCCCGACCGCCGGCAGTCGGAGACGGCGCTTGCGATCGCGCGCGGCACCGCGCGGCTGCTACGCTCGCTCGGCTTCTCCTGCATCAGTGAGCTGCCGTTGCCGTCGGGCCGGCGCGCCGATCTGGTAGCGCTGAACGAGCGCGGCGAGATCTGGATCGTCGAGATCAAGTCATCGGTGGAAGATCTGCGCGCCGACCAGAAATGGCAGGACTACCGGATGCATTGCGACCGGCTGTTCTTCGCCTTCACGCAGGATCTGCCGTGCGAGATTTTTCCTGATGGTACCGGGTTGATCATCGCCGACGCTTATGGCGCGCATCTGCATTGCGAAGCGCCCGAGCATCGCCTGCCGGCCGCGACCCGCAAATCGATGACGGTGCGCTTTGCGATGGCGGCCGCGCAGCGCATCAACCGTTTGGTCGATCCGCAGGGGCATGAGTTTTAG
- a CDS encoding vWA domain-containing protein encodes MKSRTTLRSLAFALAALPLAAGLSPASAKPAVEVAFVLDTTGSMGGLIEGAKRKIWSIATAIVDSNPDADIRMGLVAYRDIGDDYVTKKIDLTTDIQDLYAQLLELKARGGGDWPESVNEALDVAVNKMQWSGGADVRRIVFLVGDAPPHMDYAQDTKYPVTLSVAKQKDIIVNAVLAGNAQDTARIWRDIAQHGNGRFIPIPQDGGEVVLIETPFDEEIIILQREINGTVIPYGPKHLQNRTEGKTKQLSEVAAAAPAQASEMASYLNKRSKATSEAVTGDGDLVADVSAGKRSFSTIKEEDLPDNLRSLKPEQRVEEINKQMTQRKALNEKLSALVAKRDKYVAEQRAKAPPKTSSFDRVVEDTLKAQIKR; translated from the coding sequence ATGAAGTCACGCACCACGCTCCGCTCGCTCGCATTCGCTCTCGCCGCCCTGCCCCTCGCCGCCGGCCTGTCGCCGGCTAGCGCCAAGCCCGCCGTCGAAGTCGCCTTCGTGCTGGATACCACGGGCTCGATGGGCGGGCTGATCGAAGGCGCCAAGCGCAAGATCTGGTCGATCGCCACCGCGATCGTTGATTCCAACCCCGACGCCGACATCCGCATGGGCCTCGTCGCCTATCGCGATATCGGCGACGACTATGTGACCAAAAAGATCGACCTCACCACAGACATCCAGGATCTCTACGCCCAGCTGCTAGAGCTGAAAGCCCGCGGCGGCGGCGACTGGCCGGAAAGCGTCAACGAGGCGCTCGATGTCGCCGTCAACAAGATGCAATGGAGCGGCGGCGCCGATGTCCGGCGGATCGTGTTCCTGGTCGGCGACGCGCCGCCGCACATGGATTACGCGCAGGACACCAAATATCCGGTGACGCTGTCGGTGGCCAAGCAGAAAGACATCATCGTCAACGCAGTGCTGGCCGGCAACGCCCAGGACACCGCGCGGATCTGGCGCGACATCGCCCAGCACGGCAATGGCCGCTTCATTCCGATCCCGCAGGACGGCGGCGAGGTGGTGCTGATCGAAACGCCGTTCGACGAGGAGATCATCATCCTGCAGCGGGAGATCAACGGCACGGTGATTCCCTACGGGCCCAAACATCTGCAGAACCGCACCGAAGGCAAGACCAAGCAATTGTCCGAGGTCGCGGCGGCCGCGCCGGCGCAAGCTTCCGAGATGGCGAGCTACCTCAACAAGCGTTCCAAGGCGACGTCGGAAGCTGTCACCGGTGACGGCGATCTCGTCGCCGACGTCAGCGCCGGCAAGCGCAGCTTCTCCACGATCAAGGAGGAAGACTTGCCCGACAATCTGCGCTCGTTGAAGCCCGAGCAGCGCGTCGAGGAAATCAACAAGCAGATGACCCAGCGCAAGGCGCTAAACGAAAAGCTGTCGGCGCTGGTCGCCAAGCGCGACAAATACGTCGCCGAGCAGCGCGCCAAGGCGCCGCCGAAAACCTCCTCCTTCGACCGCGTCGTCGAGGATACGCTGAAGGCGCAGATCAAGCGGTAG
- a CDS encoding alpha-amylase family protein has protein sequence MIDDLWYKNGVIYCLSVGTYMDANGDGVGDFKGLQRRLDYLHGLGITAIWLMPFQPSPGRDDGYDISDYYGVDPRYGTLGDFVEFTHGCKQRGIRVIIDLVVNHTSDQHEWFREARRSKDSPYRDWYVWSDKKPANADTGMVFPGVQKSTWTRDKEAGAWFFHRFYDFQPDLNTSNPLVQAEILKIMGFWIQLGVCGFRMDAVPFVISTKGAKVRKAVEQYDMLRAFREFLQWRQGDAIILAEANVLPKTDMEYFGRDGDRMHMMFNFHVNQHLFYALASADSRPLAKALEATKPRPATAQWGLFLRNHDELDLGRLTKAQRDTVFKTFGPDKDMQLYDRGIRRRLAPMLGGDQRRLQLAYSLMCTLPGTPVIRYGDELGMGDNLHLPERNCARTPMQWSTEPHAGFTEGDRPCVPVIDKGAYGYEHVNAAKQRRDPNSMLNWTERIVRMRKEVPEVGWGDFKIIPTRDPAVLLIRYDWRNNSVLFAHNLDDKPREVTFSVGLPGETGKLLVNLLSEDHSRADKRGRHTLLLEGYGYHWYRVGGLDYLLKRSDIDTKTPRKADHRA, from the coding sequence ATGATCGATGACCTCTGGTACAAGAACGGCGTGATCTATTGTCTTTCGGTCGGCACCTATATGGACGCCAATGGCGATGGTGTCGGCGACTTCAAGGGCCTGCAGCGCCGGCTCGATTACCTGCACGGGCTCGGCATCACGGCGATCTGGCTGATGCCGTTTCAGCCCTCGCCCGGACGCGACGACGGCTACGACATCTCGGACTATTACGGCGTCGATCCGCGCTACGGCACGCTCGGCGATTTCGTCGAATTTACCCATGGCTGCAAGCAGCGCGGCATCCGCGTCATCATCGACCTCGTGGTCAACCACACCTCCGATCAGCATGAATGGTTTCGCGAGGCGCGGCGCTCCAAGGATTCACCCTATCGCGATTGGTATGTGTGGTCGGACAAGAAGCCGGCCAACGCCGATACCGGCATGGTGTTTCCCGGCGTGCAGAAATCGACCTGGACCCGCGACAAGGAAGCTGGCGCTTGGTTCTTCCACCGCTTCTATGATTTCCAGCCCGACCTCAACACCTCGAATCCGTTGGTGCAGGCCGAGATCCTCAAGATCATGGGGTTCTGGATTCAGCTCGGCGTCTGCGGCTTCCGCATGGACGCCGTACCGTTCGTGATCTCGACCAAGGGCGCCAAGGTGCGCAAGGCCGTCGAGCAGTACGACATGCTGCGCGCTTTCAGAGAATTCCTGCAATGGCGGCAGGGCGACGCCATTATCCTCGCCGAAGCCAATGTGCTGCCGAAGACCGACATGGAATATTTCGGCCGCGACGGCGACCGCATGCACATGATGTTCAATTTCCACGTCAACCAGCATCTGTTCTACGCGCTGGCATCCGCGGACTCGCGCCCGCTGGCGAAAGCGCTGGAGGCGACCAAGCCGCGCCCCGCCACCGCGCAATGGGGCCTGTTCCTGCGCAACCATGATGAACTCGATCTCGGCCGGCTGACCAAGGCGCAGCGCGACACCGTGTTCAAGACATTCGGTCCCGACAAGGACATGCAGCTCTATGATCGCGGCATCCGCCGCCGCCTTGCGCCGATGCTGGGCGGCGACCAGCGGCGGCTGCAATTGGCCTACAGCCTGATGTGCACGCTGCCGGGGACGCCCGTGATCCGTTACGGCGACGAACTCGGCATGGGCGACAATCTCCATCTGCCCGAGCGCAATTGCGCGCGCACGCCGATGCAATGGTCGACCGAGCCGCATGCCGGCTTTACCGAGGGTGACCGGCCCTGCGTGCCTGTCATCGACAAGGGGGCCTATGGCTATGAGCACGTCAACGCCGCCAAACAGCGCCGCGATCCCAACTCCATGCTGAACTGGACCGAACGCATCGTCCGCATGCGCAAGGAAGTGCCGGAGGTCGGCTGGGGCGATTTCAAGATCATCCCCACGCGCGATCCCGCGGTGCTGCTGATCCGCTATGACTGGCGCAACAATTCGGTGCTGTTCGCGCATAACCTCGACGACAAGCCCCGCGAGGTCACGTTCTCGGTCGGCCTGCCCGGGGAAACCGGCAAGCTGCTGGTCAATCTGCTGTCCGAGGATCACAGCCGCGCCGACAAGCGGGGCCGGCATACGCTGTTGCTCGAAGGCTACGGCTATCACTGGTATCGCGTCGGCGGCCTCGATTATTTGCTCAAGCGCAGCGATATCGACACCAAGACACCGCGCAAGGCCGATCACCGCGCATGA
- a CDS encoding RMD1 family protein, translating to MNQASASSPVGSRTTARAFFVSDRLNTSGLERGDVLATIPLAFRVTANGVAILFRYGVAVLIGLNALEEEEFLGSLEQRMVGKFARRDEETATIELAPEKEEQIPPGGPICLQSLSPERLVLIGEALAKSVVLARHEREVASVFDTTEPFARELARSGRMHGSRRSILKNIGNALLVRHRVSGPVEVEEKPDVLWDKPHLERLYARLSDEYELKERAEALNSKLAVIAESAQVLTDIIDTRRSLRLELIIVLLILFEVIITVYQLAMGRHP from the coding sequence ATGAACCAGGCATCAGCATCGTCGCCGGTCGGGTCCCGCACCACCGCGCGCGCCTTCTTCGTCAGCGACCGCCTGAACACATCGGGGCTTGAGCGCGGCGATGTCCTTGCCACGATACCGCTGGCGTTTCGCGTCACTGCCAATGGCGTCGCGATACTTTTCCGCTACGGCGTGGCGGTCCTGATCGGGCTGAATGCGCTGGAAGAGGAAGAATTTCTTGGCAGCCTGGAACAGCGGATGGTCGGCAAGTTTGCCCGGCGCGACGAGGAAACCGCCACCATTGAACTGGCGCCCGAGAAGGAGGAGCAGATTCCCCCGGGCGGCCCGATCTGCCTGCAAAGCCTCTCGCCCGAGCGGTTGGTCCTGATCGGCGAGGCGTTGGCGAAAAGCGTCGTTTTGGCCCGCCACGAGCGCGAGGTCGCCAGCGTGTTCGACACGACCGAGCCGTTCGCGCGGGAGTTGGCGCGCAGCGGGCGCATGCACGGCAGCCGCCGCTCGATCCTGAAAAATATCGGCAACGCGCTCTTAGTGCGGCACCGGGTGTCGGGGCCGGTCGAGGTGGAAGAGAAGCCCGACGTGCTCTGGGACAAGCCGCATTTGGAGCGCCTCTATGCCCGCCTCTCGGACGAGTACGAGCTCAAGGAGCGCGCGGAGGCGCTGAACAGCAAGCTGGCCGTGATCGCCGAGAGCGCGCAGGTCTTGACCGATATCATCGATACGCGGCGCTCGCTGCGGCTCGAACTGATCATCGTGCTGCTGATCCTGTTCGAGGTGATCATCACGGTCTACCAGCTCGCCATGGGCAGGCACCCCTGA
- a CDS encoding MBL fold metallo-hydrolase: MDNKTDTQTRAGAMIVPVTLFEQNCTIIWHEPSKKAVVIDPGGDVPKILEAIKQTGVSVEKIWLTHGHIDHVGGAAELRDALRVKIEGPHIADKFLLDNVVSSGERFGMTGMRNFGPDRWLDEGDQVSIGELTFDILHCPGHSPGSVVFFSKELRFAHVGDVLFNGSVGRTDLPGGSHATLINSIKEKLLPLGDDVGFICGHGAGSSLGQERLTNPFLTGEM, encoded by the coding sequence ATGGATAACAAAACCGATACCCAGACCAGGGCCGGCGCGATGATCGTGCCGGTGACGCTGTTCGAGCAGAACTGCACCATTATCTGGCACGAGCCTTCCAAGAAGGCCGTGGTGATCGACCCCGGCGGGGACGTTCCGAAGATTCTGGAAGCGATCAAGCAGACCGGCGTCAGCGTCGAGAAGATCTGGCTGACCCACGGCCATATCGATCATGTCGGCGGCGCCGCCGAATTGCGCGACGCGCTGCGGGTCAAGATCGAGGGGCCGCACATCGCCGACAAGTTTCTGCTCGACAACGTCGTCTCGAGCGGCGAGCGCTTCGGCATGACCGGCATGCGCAATTTCGGGCCCGACCGCTGGCTCGACGAGGGCGATCAGGTTTCCATTGGCGAGCTGACCTTCGACATCCTGCATTGCCCCGGCCACTCCCCGGGCAGCGTCGTGTTCTTCAGCAAGGAATTGCGCTTCGCCCATGTCGGCGACGTGCTGTTCAACGGCTCGGTCGGGCGCACCGACCTGCCCGGCGGCAGCCACGCCACGCTGATCAATTCGATCAAGGAAAAGCTGCTGCCGCTCGGCGACGATGTTGGCTTCATCTGCGGCCATGGCGCCGGCTCCAGCCTCGGCCAGGAACGCCTGACCAATCCCTTCCTGACCGGCGAAATGTGA
- a CDS encoding PHB depolymerase family esterase has protein sequence MSLAKNVEFLRHFPKLNGFNGLGSYGRSASPGATSPLIEITGFGTNPGALKMFAHVPDALPRASALVVVLHGCGQTAAGYDFGTGWSTLAKRYGFALVMPEQQAANNARTCFNWFNPGDIARGRGEAASIRQMVARMAADHKIDPRRIYITGLSAGGAMTSVMLATYPEVFAGGAIIAGLPYGIASNVREALGGMMQSTSRPAAKLGDLVRKASKHRGPWPKVSVWHGSADRTVNPANADEIVKQWLDVHGLPSAPMSSGHVDGHPRDVWWNADGETVVESYTITDMAHGTPLGLAGNDERYGAEGAFLIEAGISSSYHIANFFGLTDRVSPAKEATKPAEAPKIVPSAATESLQSSDLAAGLWSRAHKPVRQPTPAPRAPKRRGIDVGAVITRALTAAGLMK, from the coding sequence TTGTCGCTCGCCAAGAATGTCGAATTCCTGCGCCATTTTCCGAAGCTGAATGGCTTCAATGGCTTGGGAAGCTATGGCCGCAGCGCTTCGCCTGGCGCAACGAGCCCGCTCATCGAAATCACCGGATTCGGCACCAATCCCGGCGCGCTGAAGATGTTCGCCCATGTGCCCGACGCGTTGCCGCGCGCCTCCGCGCTCGTCGTCGTGCTGCACGGCTGCGGCCAGACCGCGGCCGGCTACGATTTCGGGACCGGCTGGTCGACACTCGCCAAACGTTACGGCTTTGCGCTCGTGATGCCCGAGCAGCAGGCGGCCAACAATGCCCGCACCTGTTTCAACTGGTTCAATCCCGGCGACATCGCCCGCGGCCGCGGCGAAGCCGCGTCGATCCGCCAGATGGTCGCGCGCATGGCGGCCGATCACAAGATCGATCCGCGGCGCATCTACATCACCGGGCTTTCCGCCGGCGGCGCGATGACCTCGGTGATGCTCGCGACCTATCCGGAAGTATTCGCCGGCGGCGCTATCATCGCGGGCCTGCCATACGGCATCGCCAGCAATGTCCGCGAAGCGCTCGGCGGCATGATGCAGTCGACCTCGCGCCCTGCGGCTAAGCTTGGCGATCTCGTGCGCAAGGCCTCGAAGCACAGGGGGCCATGGCCGAAAGTGTCTGTGTGGCACGGCAGCGCCGACCGCACCGTCAACCCCGCCAACGCCGATGAGATCGTCAAGCAATGGCTCGACGTCCACGGCCTGCCGTCGGCGCCGATGTCGAGCGGACACGTCGACGGTCATCCGCGCGACGTCTGGTGGAACGCCGATGGCGAAACCGTCGTCGAGTCCTACACCATCACCGACATGGCCCACGGCACGCCGCTCGGACTCGCCGGCAACGATGAGCGCTACGGCGCGGAAGGCGCGTTCCTGATCGAGGCCGGGATTTCCTCGTCCTATCACATCGCGAATTTTTTTGGCCTGACCGATCGCGTCAGCCCGGCCAAGGAGGCGACCAAGCCGGCAGAAGCGCCGAAGATCGTTCCATCGGCCGCCACCGAATCCCTGCAGTCGTCGGATCTGGCTGCTGGGCTTTGGTCGAGGGCCCACAAGCCGGTTCGTCAACCGACGCCGGCGCCACGTGCTCCAAAACGCCGCGGCATCGATGTCGGCGCCGTCATTACCCGCGCGCTGACGGCTGCGGGATTGATGAAGTAG
- a CDS encoding MFS transporter has protein sequence MHQIVSHPVDTSRRWFVLATVVAAQFMFGVDAFIVNVAIPTIATELKASAAQIEAVIAIYLIAYATLVVTGGRLGDIYGTRNVFISGVAGFTVTSLWCALAQSGPELIAARLAQGATAALMVPQVLATIHLLFADGARARAFAIYGIVLGLAGAAGFLLGGLLVTLDLAGLGWRAVFFVNVPFGAIIIAAASKIMPMAPRRAGTRLDIPGAIVLFLGLLCLIGPLLFGQDLHWSPSVWLVMAIGIAIIAGFLRLERAVARRGGMPLIDLSLLSDRAFMRGLAAVFFFFFANLSFYLVMTMYMQKGLHIPPLQAGLVFVPLALSFVIASRHSGIRAKHRGTLVLIEGCAVQIAGLAALVAAVEWIDTPSAISLSLVLTLFGYGQGLVMAPLSSAVLSTVKPASAGAGSGMYGTTAQIANAAGVAAIGAVFFAVESAGSARLALLAASALFMLSISACAVFLTWMRQFTA, from the coding sequence ATGCATCAGATCGTCTCGCATCCCGTCGACACGTCGCGCCGCTGGTTCGTGCTGGCGACCGTCGTCGCGGCGCAGTTCATGTTCGGGGTCGATGCCTTCATCGTCAACGTCGCGATCCCGACCATTGCGACTGAGCTCAAGGCGAGCGCGGCGCAGATCGAAGCCGTGATCGCGATCTACCTGATTGCCTATGCGACCCTCGTCGTCACCGGCGGGCGGCTCGGCGACATCTACGGCACGCGCAACGTGTTCATATCAGGCGTTGCCGGCTTCACCGTGACCTCGCTGTGGTGTGCGCTGGCGCAATCCGGCCCCGAACTGATCGCCGCAAGGCTGGCCCAGGGCGCGACTGCGGCGTTGATGGTGCCGCAGGTGCTGGCCACCATTCATTTGCTGTTCGCAGACGGCGCGCGGGCGCGCGCCTTCGCCATTTACGGCATCGTGCTCGGGCTTGCCGGCGCGGCCGGCTTCCTGCTCGGCGGCCTCCTGGTGACGCTCGACCTCGCCGGGCTCGGCTGGCGCGCGGTGTTCTTCGTCAACGTGCCGTTTGGCGCGATCATTATCGCGGCGGCCTCGAAGATCATGCCGATGGCGCCTCGGCGCGCCGGTACGCGGCTGGATATTCCCGGCGCCATCGTGCTGTTTCTCGGCCTGCTCTGCCTGATCGGGCCGCTGCTATTTGGGCAAGATTTGCACTGGTCGCCGTCGGTCTGGCTGGTCATGGCGATCGGTATCGCCATCATCGCCGGCTTCCTGCGCCTGGAGCGCGCGGTTGCCCGGCGCGGCGGCATGCCGCTCATCGATCTTTCGCTGCTGTCAGATCGGGCATTCATGCGCGGGCTTGCGGCGGTGTTCTTTTTCTTCTTCGCCAACCTATCCTTCTATCTCGTCATGACGATGTATATGCAGAAGGGACTGCATATCCCGCCACTGCAGGCCGGCCTTGTGTTCGTGCCGCTGGCGCTGAGCTTCGTCATCGCTTCCCGGCATAGTGGCATCCGCGCCAAACATCGCGGCACGCTGGTATTGATCGAGGGCTGCGCGGTTCAGATTGCGGGCCTTGCTGCGCTGGTGGCCGCCGTCGAATGGATCGATACGCCGTCTGCAATATCGCTTTCGCTGGTGCTGACGCTCTTCGGCTATGGCCAGGGGCTCGTGATGGCGCCGCTCTCCAGCGCCGTGCTCTCGACGGTAAAGCCGGCAAGCGCCGGCGCGGGCTCCGGCATGTACGGCACCACGGCGCAAATCGCCAACGCGGCGGGCGTGGCCGCGATCGGCGCGGTGTTCTTCGCCGTGGAATCTGCTGGATCGGCGCGCCTCGCCTTGCTGGCCGCTTCAGCGCTGTTCATGCTATCGATCAGCGCCTGCGCCGTATTTCTGACATGGATGCGCCAGTTCACGGCGTGA